One genomic region from Podarcis raffonei isolate rPodRaf1 chromosome 16, rPodRaf1.pri, whole genome shotgun sequence encodes:
- the S100A10 gene encoding protein S100-A10: MPSQLEHAMENIMFTFHKFAGDKNYLTKDDLRQLMEKEVPGYMENQKDPMAIDRIMKNLEECRDGKVNFEGYLSLIAGLTNGCNEYYVKKMKPTGVKKY, from the exons ATGCCATCCCAGCTAGAACACGCCATGGAGAACATCATGTTCACTTTCCACAAATTTGCGGGTGACAAGAACTATCTGACGAAGGATGATCTTCGGCAGTTGATGGAGAAGGAAGTCCCTGGGTATATGGAA AACCAGAAAGATCCGATGGCCATTGACCGGATCATGAAAAACCTAGAAGAGTGTCGGGATGGCAAAGTCAACTTTGAGGGCTACCTCTCTCTCATTGCTGGGCTGACCAATGGATGCAACGAGTATTACGTGAAGAAGATGAAGCCAACAGGAGTCAAGAAGTATTGA